In Microbacterium terrisoli, the genomic stretch GTGAGCACCAGGTCGGTCGCCGTCGTACCGGCCGGCAGCGCACCGGTCAGCCGGAAGCCGACCACGCGGGGCACCAGCATCCCGAACGTCTCGCCGAGCATGACCGCCTCGGCGTCGATGCCGCCGACGCCCCAGCCGAGCACGCCCAGACCGTTGATCATCGTGGTGTGCGAGTCGGTGCCCAGACACACATCGGGATATGCCCAGCCACCGTCGGCGATCACGACCCGGGCCAGGCGCTCGAGGTTGACCTGGTGCATGATGCCGGCTCCGGGCGGCACGACCTCGAAGCCGTCGAGAGCGTTCTGGCCCCATTTCAAGAACCGGTACCGCTCGGCGTTGCGCTCGTATTCGCGGTCGACGTTGCGCTCGCGCGCGTCGGCGGTGCCGAAGAAGTCGGCGATCACCGAGTGGTCCACGACCAGCTCGGCCGGGATCCGCGGCCCGATCGTTGCGGGGTCGCCGCCGAGGTCGGCCATCGCGTCGCGCATCGTGGCGAGGTCCACCAGCGCCGGAACGCCATTCGTGTCGTGCAGGAACGCGCGCGACGGGGTCAGCTCGATGGGTGTGGCGAACGAGGCATCGCTTCCCCAGCCGGCGAGCGCGTCGATCTGGTCGGGCGTGACCCGGTGCCCATCCTGATTGCGCAGCACGTTCTCCAGCAGAATGCGGATCGCGTACGGCAGCCGGTCATCGGCCACACCGTCCAGCGATGCGATCCGGTAGCTGCCGTACTCCGTGGTCAGCTCGTCGGATTCGAGATCAGGCATGCTCGGTCAGCCCATCGGGATATGCCGGCACCGCGTACGTGTTGCTGCGGCCGCCCGGCGGCACGCATCGCTCGCACAGCTGCACCCATGCCGGGTAATGAGCGGCCTGGCGATGCCCGACGAAGAACGCATCCTCGTCGGAGTACAGCTCGTACAGCACGAACCGGTTCGGATCGTCCCGCGTGCGCAGCACGTCGAAGCGCAGGCATCCCGGTTCGCCGCGTGTGGCGACGGCATTGGCCTGCAGGCCCGCCGTGAACTCGTCGATCGTCTCGGGCCGCACGTCGATGGTCACCAGGACCGCGAACACCTCCGTCATTCCTGTGCGCCGGTGGTCGAGGCGCCCTGTGGCGAGGGGTCCTGGGTCGAGGCGCTCGCGTGGTCGAGTCCCGCAGAGTCGATGGCGGATGCCACGGCCGCGGCGAACGCGCTGGTCGACGCCGTCCCGCCGAGGTCGCCGGTGGCGGTTCCCGAAGCGACGGTCCGATCGACGCCGGCGCGGATGAGAGCGGCTGCGCGGATCAGGCGCTCGTCGTCGTGTCGTGCGCCGAGCCACTCCAGCAGCATGGCCGAGGAGAGGATCATCGCGATCGGGTTCGCGATGTCGCGCCCGGCGATGTCGGGGGCCGAACCGTGCGCGGCCTGCGCCATGGCCTGGGTCAGCGAGCTGTTCACGCTGGGCGCGATGCCCAGTGAACCGGCGAGCTCGCCGGACAGATCGGAGAGGATGTCGCCGAACATGTTCTCGGTGACGATGACGTCGAACTCGTTCGCCCGGCGCACCAGGTGCACCGTCATCGCGTCGATGTGGAAGTCGTCGACGGTGACCTCGGGGTAGCGTGCGGCGACCTCGCGGCACACGTCGCGGAACAGGCCCGTGGTCAGCATCAGCACGTTGGCCTTGTGCACGATGGTGACGTGCTTGCGGCGCTGCATCGCCAGCTCGAACGCGGCCTCGGCGATCTTCTCGGTCGCCGCGCGGGTGATGATCCCATGCGCGATGGCGACGTCGGGGGTGGGCATGAACTCCCCCGTGCCGGCATACGTGTTGCGATCGGCGTAGAACCCCTCGGTGTTCTCGCGCACGATCACCAGGTCGGTGCCGGGAACGACGGCGCGCGAGCCCGCGAAGGACTTCGCGGGCCGGATGTTGGCGAACAGCCCCGCGTGCTTGCGGATCGTTCCGCTCGGGTTCAGCTGCGACCTGTGCGGCTCGGGGTACGACACGCTGTCGTGCGGGCCGAGCAGCCATGCTTCCAGGCCGTCCAGCGCCGCGAGGGTCTCGGCGGGGACGGCTGCGCCGTGCGTGTCGATGGCGGTGCGGCCCAGCGGCAGCTCGACCCACTCGATCGACGGGAGCCCGACCGCGCGGGCAGCGGCATCCACGCACTGCACCGCTGCCGGCACGATCTCGGGCCCGATGCCGTCGCCTGCCAGCAGACCGAGCCGGTGGCCGCCCGTCATCACGCTGCAACCTTCATGAGATCGAGGACTTCTGTGGAGGGTCCGGACGCGCCGGGGAAGACGTGCGCCTCGTCGGGTTCGAACAGCAGACGCACGGCGCCGTCGAGCGAGCCGTCTGCGGCCACGACCTGCACGGCGACATCGCCCAGGCGCAGCATGTACTCGTATCGGGAGCCGACATAGGCCTTTGTGACGACCTCGGTGTCGAGGACGTTCACATCACGGCTGCCGGGCTGCTCGGTGACGATCTTCAGCTTCTCGGGCCGCACCGCCACGGTCACCGGGGCGCCGGGCAGCCAGTCCTCGTCGCTGGCCACCGACACGACCGACCCGGTGGCCTGCAGCCGCACGTCGACGTGGTCAGAGCGCTGCTGCTCGACGGTGCCGAGCAGGAAGTTGCAGCTGCCGACGAACGCGGCCACCGCGGCGGTCGCCGGGTGCTCGTAGATCTCGTGCGGGGTGCCCACCTGGGTCATCACGCCGTCGAACATGACCGCGATCCGATCGCTCAGGGTGAGTGCCTCGTCCTGATCGTGCGTGACGTACAGCGTCGTGATGCCGAGGTCGGCCTGCAGCCGCTTGAGCCACGCACGGGCCTGCTCGCGCAGCTTCGCGTCGAGGTTGGACAGCGGTTCGTCCAGCAACAGTACGCTCGGCGAGTACACCAGGGCGCGAGCAAGCGCGACACGCTGCTGCTGGCCGCCGGACAGCTGGTGCGGATAGCGGTCGCCGAGGTGGGCCAGCCCGACCTTGTCGAGCGCGTCATGGATCCTCGTGTCGCGGTCGGAGCGACCGGCCTTGCGGATGTTCAGCGGGAACGCGAGGTTCTTCGTGATGGTCATGTGCGGCCACAGCGCGTACGACTGGAAGACCATGCCGAGGTTGCGCTCCTCGGTCGGCACGTAGATGCGCTTGGACCGGTCCACGAGCGCGCGGTCGCCGATCGAGATGGCCCCCTCGGTCGGGTCTTCAAGCCCCGCGATGCAGTTCAGCGTGGTCGACTTGCCGCATCCGCTGGGGCCGAGCAGCGTGAAGAACTCACCGTCCTTCACCTCGAAGTCGATGTCGTTGAGGACCTTGACGTCTCCGAACGTCTTGGCCATGTGGGAGACACGGATTTCAGGCATCGTTCTTCTCTTTCATCAGAAGGTTCGCGAGACCGACGACGACGGCGGTGATCGCGATCTGGATGGTCGCGAGGGCAGCGACCGAGCCGGTGTTTCCCTGCACCCAGAGCTCGAGCATGGTCGTGCCGATCACATTGGTGTTCGCCGACGACAGGAACAGTGCCGCCGAATACTCCTTGAGCATCGTGACGAACACGAGCAGCATGGCTCCGGCGAACGCCGGCATCAGGAGCTTGCGCAGGATGCGGGCGAACACGCCGACCCAGTCGGCGCCCACGACACGGCCTGCGTTGTCGAGCTCGCC encodes the following:
- a CDS encoding putative quinol monooxygenase, coding for MTEVFAVLVTIDVRPETIDEFTAGLQANAVATRGEPGCLRFDVLRTRDDPNRFVLYELYSDEDAFFVGHRQAAHYPAWVQLCERCVPPGGRSNTYAVPAYPDGLTEHA
- a CDS encoding isocitrate/isopropylmalate dehydrogenase family protein, whose translation is MTGGHRLGLLAGDGIGPEIVPAAVQCVDAAARAVGLPSIEWVELPLGRTAIDTHGAAVPAETLAALDGLEAWLLGPHDSVSYPEPHRSQLNPSGTIRKHAGLFANIRPAKSFAGSRAVVPGTDLVIVRENTEGFYADRNTYAGTGEFMPTPDVAIAHGIITRAATEKIAEAAFELAMQRRKHVTIVHKANVLMLTTGLFRDVCREVAARYPEVTVDDFHIDAMTVHLVRRANEFDVIVTENMFGDILSDLSGELAGSLGIAPSVNSSLTQAMAQAAHGSAPDIAGRDIANPIAMILSSAMLLEWLGARHDDERLIRAAALIRAGVDRTVASGTATGDLGGTASTSAFAAAVASAIDSAGLDHASASTQDPSPQGASTTGAQE
- a CDS encoding ABC transporter ATP-binding protein yields the protein MPEIRVSHMAKTFGDVKVLNDIDFEVKDGEFFTLLGPSGCGKSTTLNCIAGLEDPTEGAISIGDRALVDRSKRIYVPTEERNLGMVFQSYALWPHMTITKNLAFPLNIRKAGRSDRDTRIHDALDKVGLAHLGDRYPHQLSGGQQQRVALARALVYSPSVLLLDEPLSNLDAKLREQARAWLKRLQADLGITTLYVTHDQDEALTLSDRIAVMFDGVMTQVGTPHEIYEHPATAAVAAFVGSCNFLLGTVEQQRSDHVDVRLQATGSVVSVASDEDWLPGAPVTVAVRPEKLKIVTEQPGSRDVNVLDTEVVTKAYVGSRYEYMLRLGDVAVQVVAADGSLDGAVRLLFEPDEAHVFPGASGPSTEVLDLMKVAA